TTCTTCCTACGGATAAAGAAGACAGATACATAGAAGAGTAACAGATAGAAGAACTATAGATACCTATATAGAACTATAGAGTACTATAGGGAACGTTAAGATCAACAGTGGACGATAATAAGGGAATAATAATAGGGTAGAAATTGGCATAGAAATCGCGTAAACACCCGTGGAAATTTAAGCGGGCCATCCCGTGTCCCGAACGCGCATGCTCGTTACACATTTCCGCGGTGAGGGTGGTGGGGGTAGCGCGGCGCGATAGGGTGCCGCGCGAGGCAGGTCAGGGCTGGGGCTCAGTACGTTTGCGTACGTCGTACCGTTCGTTTCGCGCTGCTCGTCTTCGTCCGAGGTTCGTTCGCTCGCCGCTTCTCGTTCCCTTGTGCGTCGAGCTATCCCTCTCCGGGGGTCGTGTACGTATCGGGGAGTGCTGTTCCATCGTCTCAGTGATAACGTAACGCGCGGACTCCTCGCGATGGTGCTACGAGCTTATATAATTGTTGGCGTGCACTGAGAGAGTCGCATACGCGCGTGACACCAGCGGAGCGCGGTGCTGCTCTTTTCGCCGATCTTTTCCCACTAGCGTTTTCTTTGACTGGCCTCCCTCCTGCTTCGGTACGTATCGCTTTCTCCGTCACTCTCACGCATCGCTCCCCGGCCCCTTCACCCCCGCCCCCTCACTCACTCGCTCATTCTCTCACCCCCccacctctctctctctctctctcggaCGCGTCCCCGTGCCCTCTTTTCCTCTCCTCCGTATTCTGACAGCTTGGTCGATTCACGAATCCGCCGGGCCGTTCGCTTTTCCCCGGGCCTCTTGAAAATAAGGCCACAGGGGCCACCCTCACTCGCGAAAAGTGATACCGTTCTTTCCATTCCGCGATCGTAGCAAACCACCGCGAACGAGTTCGATGCTTCGCGTAGAATGTAACACGTTTTCACCGTCGCCTAGTAAAACTCGGTTcgtaaacaataaacaaaccGTCTCCGTCGAATTCGCGGAAATGCTCCCAGCGTGTATCCCccactccttttttttttcttctttgagaTTTAATAAATGTGTAGGAAAAGGGAACGTAGAAAGGGAAAATCGAATTCTAGCTTCTTTTAATGTGGAAATTGCCATAGGATGATGAGTATACGTTTGTTCAATGTTTACCAATTTATTCCATCGAGTTAGCATTGCATTGGGTTTGTTATGTTGATGTGCGAAAAGGTTATGATGCAGGTATTTAGTTTACGAGTATCTACTTTCTGTTTCGTGGTTATTTGGTCATAGACGCTCTGTGATCCCTTTAATCGAAGCACTGCATCCTTTTGCAAAGATTCAACTCCAATCAGTCTTATTNNNNNNNNNNCGAAGCATTGCATCCTTTTGCAAAGATTCAACTCCAATCAGTCTTATCCTATTTGTTTGTGACAAGGTTATGACGCAGGTATTTAGTTTTCTGTGCACTCATCAGGAATCGTATAATACCAgaattagaatatatattattaggtcatcccataagttTGTCCTGGAGTCTGagccaatatttaataaaaaaaaaaaaaccagagAAATTTTATACTGACTGTATAATGGCCATGTCAGAAAagtgggaaaatattgtaaaacgagaGACTACCTTTTCATAACACACTTAAGGgcatatttcataatttaatttgagtagcagaagaataagtggcatgaacttatgggacggcttaatagaataatattctaGCATACAATCAGTAtgtactttctttttcatagttattcattcataaaatCGTCTGTGATCGCTTCAAGAGAAGCATTGCATTACTTCGCAAAGATTGGATACTggttttattatgtttttttctGTAGAAAGGCTATATCGCAAATACAATTCCCAAATTAGAATAGATTCTAGCATACAATCAATACAAACTTTCTTCTCCATACTTATTCATCTATAAAATGAAGCCTTTGAAATAAGAGTATTTTCAGTAGAAGTTTCTTTGTCGTAgctcaatttaaaaataatcacgcTTCTGATGAAACTTTATTACATCTACGCTTTAAATGAGCTACatacaacattaacatttattcaacCTTCCCAAACAATTTGTGAACATACAAACATCTTTTTAAACAACCAATTACTACACAATTCCATATTCGACTATTGAATGTTACAAAATTCCAACATGTTActatgaaaaagaataaaccATAGCAATTCTATTAGCCTTTAAAAACGACCTAGCAGAAGAATAATACGACTAGGTACTCCACTCGTGTGGAGTACCTAGTCGattcataaaatgaattcttcatATAATTTGGCTGTGCTCTGCGATCCCTTTAAGCGAAGCTTGTTTCGCAAAGATTGAACCCTGGTTTGATTTAGTTTGTTTTATCCCTGCGGCTACTTGCTGGTTCTGTTTTGTCCTTACCTGcctttgtttgtttgtttctgaCACACAGGTCTGGcatcatatacatatatgtatatatgcagatttattttctatttattttgaattgctTAAGAAAGCGAGAGCATTGACAAAAAGCGTAGACGAAGCGACTATGGCATCGCACGGGGAAGAAGtagtaatgattttgtttatattttttgtatttgctGACCCTGTCTACGGTTTCACTGGGATGTATCAGTTGGAGTACGCAGCAGCAGCAGAACTGTCAGCCGATAGACACAGATCTACAGCAGAGTCGAATAGCGAGCCCAAAAGCGGAGCAAAATTCTGCGGAGTTGTCCAAAATGACGGATCAACGGGAACAGCAGTcacagcaacaacagcaacaacaacaccAGCAACAACATATAAAGAGCAACGAAGAACCAAGGACAAACTTGATCATCAATTACCTTCCGCAGAGCATGACAGAGAAGGACctgtacagtttattcgtaacCATTGGACCGGTGGAATCTTGTCGTGTCATGAAAGACTACAAAGTTAGTTTCATTCGTAAGAAGAATAATCTCCATTCCAGTTGTACGTTTctgtattcataaataattatctttctCTTGTCCAGACGGGGTACAGTTATGGTTTCGGATTTGTTAATTACGCGAAAGCTGAGGATGCAGCCACAGCTATAAACACCTTGAACGGACTGCAGGTTCAGAACAAAAGGT
This region of Hylaeus volcanicus isolate JK05 chromosome 9, UHH_iyHylVolc1.0_haploid, whole genome shotgun sequence genomic DNA includes:
- the LOC128881970 gene encoding sex-lethal homolog isoform X5 is translated as MLRVECNTFSPSPSKTRWSTQQQQNCQPIDTDLQQSRIASPKAEQNSAELSKMTDQREQQSQQQQQQQHQQQHIKSNEEPRTNLIINYLPQSMTEKDLYSLFVTIGPVESCRVMKDYKTGYSYGFGFVNYAKAEDAATAINTLNGLQVQNKRLKVSFARPSGEEIKETNLYVTNLPRNITESQIDDIFSKYGNIVQKNILKDKLTGLPRGVAFVRFDKREEAQEAITRLHGTIPEGGSEPLSVKIAEEHGKQKAAYYAGWQAGYNQSRDMAASKSKYSED
- the LOC128881970 gene encoding sex-lethal homolog isoform X4, encoding MLRVECNTFSPSPSKTRWSTQQQQNCQPIDTDLQQSRIASPKAEQNSAELSKMTDQREQQSQQQQQQQHQQQHIKSNEEPRTNLIINYLPQSMTEKDLYSLFVTIGPVESCRVMKDYKTGYSYGFGFVNYAKAEDAATAINTLNGLQVQNKRLKVSFARPSGEEIKETNLYVTNLPRNITESQIDDIFSKYGNIVQKNILKDKLTGLPRGVAFVRFDKREEAQEAITRLHGTIPEGGSEPLSVKIAEEHGKQKAAYYAGWQAGYNQSRGERLYPTRNKYQRYAHYLY